The following proteins are co-located in the Shouchella hunanensis genome:
- a CDS encoding DUF2529 family protein gives MDKIYTTQLIGLLKKINDTQPDELENAARLLSQSIMANGTIYVKGIAELKALEYATTASFESLPNGVIYSKQSFSSTDRFLLFSPDASDSETKELLKVCNEESVPVVLIVTGAYGGSEVDADSLIELGLTKGLTPNEQGERVGHPGLIATLFMYNQLYLNTLDIVNELKD, from the coding sequence ATGGATAAGATTTACACAACTCAACTTATTGGTTTATTAAAAAAGATAAATGATACTCAACCAGATGAACTCGAAAATGCCGCTAGACTCTTATCACAATCGATCATGGCAAATGGCACCATCTATGTCAAGGGGATAGCAGAACTTAAAGCACTAGAATATGCAACGACAGCAAGCTTTGAATCATTACCAAATGGAGTGATTTACAGCAAGCAATCCTTTTCTTCTACCGACCGCTTCCTTCTCTTTTCACCTGATGCAAGCGACTCTGAAACAAAAGAACTTTTAAAGGTTTGTAACGAAGAAAGCGTACCTGTCGTATTGATTGTCACTGGGGCTTATGGTGGTAGCGAGGTCGATGCTGATAGCTTAATAGAGCTTGGCCTTACAAAAGGGCTGACTCCTAACGAGCAAGGAGAACGTGTTGGACACCCTGGATTGATTGCCACACTCTTTATGTATAATCAGCTCTATTTAAACACGCTTGATATTGTAAATGAACTGAAAGACTAA